A window from Bacteroidales bacterium encodes these proteins:
- a CDS encoding septal ring lytic transglycosylase RlpA family protein: MIKIYYLNLFIILIFFLNIKLFSQENSVQYGKASFYADNFEGKITANGEKYSHSKFTAAHKTFSFGTMVKVTNLSNNKSVVVRINDRGPFINDRIIDVSKSAAKKLDFINKGVTEIKIELVNDSTKIDKSNKITQYNDIYNGSTEYYTIDIQKAVPAGYGIQIGSYSELDNLLRTAEELENIYDKNIIIQFAKINNKKKYRLIIGYFEKRKNAKAFQEKLFKTFPDNYIINFYH; this comes from the coding sequence ATGATTAAGATTTACTATCTGAATTTATTTATTATACTAATATTTTTTTTAAATATTAAATTATTTAGTCAGGAAAACTCAGTTCAATACGGTAAAGCTTCATTTTATGCTGATAATTTTGAAGGAAAAATCACTGCAAACGGTGAAAAATATTCACACTCAAAATTTACAGCTGCTCATAAAACATTTTCCTTTGGCACCATGGTTAAAGTAACCAATTTGTCAAATAACAAATCAGTTGTTGTTAGAATAAATGACAGGGGTCCTTTTATTAATGACAGGATTATTGATGTGTCAAAATCTGCAGCAAAAAAATTAGATTTTATTAATAAAGGTGTTACCGAAATAAAAATTGAACTTGTTAATGATTCAACAAAAATTGATAAAAGCAATAAAATAACTCAATATAACGATATTTACAACGGTTCAACAGAATATTACACAATTGATATTCAAAAAGCTGTGCCTGCGGGATATGGTATCCAGATTGGAAGTTATTCAGAATTAGATAATTTATTAAGAACTGCTGAAGAATTAGAAAATATATATGATAAAAATATAATTATCCAATTTGCAAAAATCAATAATAAAAAAAAATACAGATTAATTATAGGATATTTTGAAAAAAGAAAAAATGCAAAAGCCTTTCAGGAAAAATTATTTAAAACCTTCCCTGATAATTATATTATAAATTTTTATCATTAA